In Vitis vinifera cultivar Pinot Noir 40024 chromosome 11, ASM3070453v1, a genomic segment contains:
- the LOC100249567 gene encoding probable LRR receptor-like serine/threonine-protein kinase At3g47570, with amino-acid sequence MSVERLFKESLVGVLLVHSCLAISSSNVTDLSALLAFKSEIKLDPNNILGSNWTEAENFCNWVGVTCSHRRQRVTALRLNDMGLQGTISPYVGNLSFLHWLNLGNNSFHGHVVPEIGHLHRLRVLILQKNLLEGVIPASIQHFQKLQIISLTENEFTGVIPKWLSNLPSLRVLFLGGNNLTGTIPPSLGNNSKLEWLGLEQNHLHGTIPNEIGNLQNLKGINFFRNNFTGLIPLTIFNVSTLERILLEQNFLSGTLPSTLGLLLPNLKVLALGVNKLSGVIPLYLSNCSQLIYLDLEVNRFTGEVPRNIGHSEQLQTLILHGNQLTGSIPREIGSLTNLNLLALSNNNLSGAIPSTIKGMKSLQRLYLDRNQLEESIPNEMCLLRNLGEMSLGNNKLSGSIPSCIENVSYLQILLLDSNLLSSSIPSNLWSLENLWSLDLSFNSLGGSLHANMRSMKMLQTMDLSWNRISGNIPTILGAFESLSSLNLSGNLFWGSIPESLGELITLDYMDLSHNNLSGSIPKLLVALSHLRHLNLSFNKLSGEIPRDGCFENFTAASFLENQALCGQPIFHVPPCQRHITQKSKNKFLFKIFLPCIASVPILVALVLLMIKYRQSKVETLNTVDVAPAVEHRMISYQELRHATNDFSEANILGVGSFGSVFKGLLSEGTLVAVKVLNLQLEGAFKSFDAECKVLARVRHRNLVKVITSCSNPELRALVLQYMPNGSLEKWLYSFNYSLSLFQRVSILLDVALALEYLHHGQSEPVVHCDLKPSNVLLDDEMVAHVGDFGIAKILAENKTVTQTKTLGTLGYIAPEYGLEGRVSSRGDIYSYGIMLLEMVTRKKPMDEMFSEEMSLRQWVKATIPNKIMEVVDENLARNQDGGGAIATQEKLLAIMELGLECSRELPEERMDIKEVVVKLNKIKSQLL; translated from the exons ATGTCTGTGGAGAGGCTTTTCAAGGAGTCCCTTGTCGGAGTGCTGTTAGTGCACTCATGTTTGGCCATTTCTTCCTCCAAcgtcactgatctatctgctctGCTTGCGTTCAAGTCTGAGATCAAGCTTGACCCCAACAACATTTTGGGGAGCAACTGGACTGAAGCTGAAAACTTCTGCAATTGGGTTGGGGTCACTTGTAGCCATCGCAGACAAAGAGTTACAGCTTTGAGGCTTAATGACATGGGTCTCCAAGGCACCATTTCTCCTTATGTTGGTAATCTTTCCTTCCTTCATTGGCTTAATCTTGGTAACAACAGTTTTCATGGCCATGTAGTGCCTGAAATAGGTCATTTGCATCGCTTGAGAGTACTCATATTACAAAAAAACCTGTTGGAAGGAGTGATCCCTGCAAGTATACAACACTTCCAAAAGCTTCAGATCATCTCTCTCACAGAAAATGAATTTACAGGGGTGATACCAAAATGGTTAAGCAACTTACCCTCACTTCGAGTCCTATTCCTTGGAGGGAACAATCTTACAGGTACTATTCCACCTTCCTTGGGTAACAATTCAAAGTTGGAATGGCTTGGTTTAGAACAAAACCACCTTCACGGAACCATTCCAAATGAGATAGGGAATCTTCAGAATTTGAAGGGCATTAACTTTTTCAGAAATAACTTCACTGGGTTGATACCCCTGACAATTTTCAATGTCTCCACCCTAGAACGAATATTATtagaacaaaattttctttcaggGACTCTTCCTTCAACTCTTGGGCTTTTGCTTCCAAACCTAAAGGTCCTTGCCCTAGGCGTAAATAAGCTCAGTGGAGTTATCCCTTTGTATCTATCAAATTGTTCTCAACTCATATATTTAGATTTAGAAGTCAACCGATTTACCGGAGAAGTCCCCAGAAATATAGGCCACTCAGAACAGCTCCAAACACTTATTCTGCATGGAAATCAGCTAACAGGTTCAATTCCAAGGGAAATTGGTTCCTTGACAAATTTGAATCTGCTTGCATTGAGTAATAACAATCTGAGTGGTGCCATTCCATCAACAATTAAAGGAATGAAAAGCCTGCAGAGACTATATCTTGATCGTAACCAACTTGAGGAAAGCATTCCGAACGAGATGTGCCTCCTTAGAAACTTGGGGGAAATGAGCCTTGGAAATAATAAGCTGTCTGGATCAATTCCAAGTTGCATAGAAAATGTTAGTTATTTACAGATCTTGCTGTTGGATTCCAATTTGTTGTCCTCATCAATTCCATCCAACTTGTGGAGCCTTGAAAATCTCTGGTCTTTGGATTTATCATTTAATTCATTGGGTGGAAGCCTCCATGCCAACATGAGATCAATGAAAATGCTGCAGACCATGGACTTGTCTTGGAACAGAATCTCAGGTAACATTCCAACCATTCTTGGGGCCTTTGAAAGCTTAAGTTCTCTAAATCTGTCGGGAAACTTATTTTGGGGGTCTATTCCCGAATCTCTTGGCGAATTGATCACATTGGATTATATGGACCTCTCTCACAATAATCTATCTGGATCAATACCCAAATTATTGGTGGCTCTTTCACATCTCCGACACCTGAATTTGTCTTTCAATAAGCTGTCTGGGGAAATTCCAAGGGACGGGTGTTTTGAGAACTTTACAGCAGCATCCTTTTTGGAGAACCAAGCACTCTGCGGGCAGCCCATCTTTCATGTCCCACCTTGCCAGCGTCATATCAcccaaaaatcaaaaaataaatttctcttcaaaattttccttcCATGCATTGCATCAGTGCCAATCCTCGTGGCTCTCGTCCTCCTGATGATAAAATATCGACAGAGTAAGGTGGAAACACTGAACACAGTTGATGTAGCACCTGCAGTGGAGCATAGAATGATTTCATATCAAGAGCTTCGTCATGCTACGAATGATTTCTCTGAAGCTAACATCCTTGGAGTGGGAAGCTTTGGTTCTGTCTTCAAAGGACTACTTTCCGAGGGGACACTAGTCGCTGTTAAAGTTTTGAATCTACAACTAGAAGgtgctttcaaaagctttgatGCAGAATGCAAGGTGCTGGCAAGGGTTCGACATAGGAATCTGGTTAAAGTCATAACTTCATGCTCCAACCCTGAGCTAAGAGCTCTGGTTTTGCAATACATGCCCAATGGAAGCCTTGAGAAGTGGTTGTATTCTTTCAACTACAGCTTGAGTCTCTTCCAAAGAGTGAGCATCTTGTTGGATGTGGCATTAGCTTTGGAGTATCTTCATCATGGTCAATCCGAGCCTGTGGTGCACTGTGATTTGAAGCCCAGCAATGTCCTCTTGGATGATGAGATGGTTGCTCATGTGGGCGACTTTGGAATTGCAAAGATTTTGGCTGAAAACAAGACTGTGACTCAAACCAAGACTCTAGGTACTCTTGGCTACATTGCACCAG AGTATGGCTTGGAAGGAAGGGTATCCTCAAGAGGTGATATTTACAGCTATGGAATAATGTTGTTAGAGATGGTTACAAGAAAGAAGCCCATGGATGAGATGTTTTCTGAAGAAATGAGTTTGAGACAATGGGTTAAAGCAACAATTCCCAACAAAATAATGGAGGTGGTGGACGAAAATCTAGCAAGGAACCAAGATGGGGGAGGTGCGATTGCAACACAAGAAAAACTTTTGGCCATCATGGAATTGGGCTTGGAGTGTAGCAGAGAATTACCAGAGGAGAGGATGGACATAAAAGAAGTTGTGGTTAAGCTTAACAAAATCAAATCGCAACTACTTTGA